Below is a genomic region from Prunus persica cultivar Lovell chromosome G3, Prunus_persica_NCBIv2, whole genome shotgun sequence.
CTCCactaaaacaatataaaaaaaatattgaaaacaaaagttgATGAAATTCTCACAGGACACAAGCAAGCACAATGAAGGGTAACAACTGTCAGAATACATTATCAATACTATATGCAAAGAATAGACTGGTACTTTCTCCCATTTATTGTATTTCAAAGGGATGAAATGCACACCTTTCTTCCTGAGGCATTCCAGAGTGAATGCAGATAGATGGGAAGTTACAATCAGCAAGTAATTTGTTCAGCTCAGCTGCTCTGCTTAcactttttacaaaaataacaacTTGGTTGAAATCCAATGCATCAAGAAGGTCAGTCAACTTGCGGTTTTTCTCAGGTTCGCTCAATTTGATGTAGTgctgcacagagagagagagagagagagagagagagagagagagagagcatgagGGTGAGCAAGCAAGACACAGTTAACCAACAACACAAAGCTCATCAATCACATTACAGAAATACCTGAACGAGACCATGAAGTGTCAATTTGGCCTCATCATCTACATAAATTTCCATGGGCTGCAACAAACAAATATGATCAcaaattgaattaaaacaaaaatcttgCACCTCCAATACTCCATAATAAGCACACAAAAAAGTTGAACAAACCAGACCAAAAATCACCATAGACCAAATTTTATGAATATCGatacaaatttcaaaataaaataaaattagggtTTAAGCAATCTACAATCATAAGAAGCTGATTATTTGTAAGTTCATGTTAAGGTTTAAGCAAATATTACATCTTGCATAAATTTCTTGCAAACAGGGCGGATTTCTTTGCTTAGTGTTGCTGAAAACATCATCACTTGCTTGTCATGAGGAGTCAACTTAAAGATCTCCTGCACATCTCTCCTCATATCTGAAAAAGTTGGAAGAACcggaaaattaaataaaacttaaCAAACATAATTTTCATTACAGAAAAATACTGGTGAAGTCCCCTTTAACAAGAttaatctttaaaaaattaccaaGTGACTCAAGCATCTTATCACATTCATCAAGAATAAAATGTCTGACATTCTTTAGTCCAAGCTCTTTATCTCTTGCCAAAGCTAATATTCTCCCAGGTGTTCCAACAACAATGTGAGGACATTCATTTTTCAGTAAGTCTTTGTGAACCTTGATACTGACACCTCCATAGAAGACTGCAACCTTCAGGTCCGGCAAATAGGTACTGAATCTCTCAAATTCATGACAAATCTgtagcaaaaaaaaataatagtagCTTCATTAAACAGAACCTCAGCATAGAATCGTATGGCCAAAACAGCAACAGCTTCATATCCAATATATGCATATGCGCATCGAAATTGGAGTTCTCTACACTGATAATGAATTCATTGGGCATACCTGGTAAGCCAGTTCTCTTGTGTGGCAAAGAATAAGAGCAGCAACCTGACCAGCAATTGGATCTATTTGCTGAAGGGTAGATAGAACAAAGACGGCGGTCTTTCCCATCCCAGATTTTGCTTGACAGATAACATCCATTCCTAAGATAGCTTGAGGGATGCACTCATGTTGAACtgatgaagcaaacaaaattgTACCGGACGAAACCTCAGTAAGTATAAATGACCTTCCAGATCCTTTTAATGGAAAGGTTTACCAAACCAGTTTTCTTGCCGAAATCATGAATATGGAATTAGTGATTACCTGGACatagaaaaaatagaaaactcaGAAACAGTCAACCACAAAAGATGATTAAACAATTAAGGACAATCTTGCCATTCTCACATTCCATGtaaaagaaatcaattgaTGAAAGAATGTTTACCACCTATAATTCATTATAGATATAAATTACACACTAATGTTAGTAATTCATGTGGTACATCCAACAGATATGAAACAACGGACTAATGAAATCATGCACTCGAGAACTTTAATGATGGACAACGTATAGATACTAGACACGTACTGCATTGCAATTCAGAATTCAGAGACCAATCCAAAGAATTGATATATCAAAGCTATTTTGACCAAAGACCTAAGTTCACAAGATGTTACTAGTGATGCAGAGTTTACTGAGTATACCCAAGTGGCATGGCATAGAAATACTACCAACGgc
It encodes:
- the LOC18782737 gene encoding DEAD-box ATP-dependent RNA helicase 56: MGEIRDNDGYEEELVDYEEEDQNAPNSVSAKPSGDTVKKGYVGIHSSGFRDFLLKPELLRAIVDSGFEHPSEVQHECIPQAILGMDVICQAKSGMGKTAVFVLSTLQQIDPIAGQVAALILCHTRELAYQICHEFERFSTYLPDLKVAVFYGGVSIKVHKDLLKNECPHIVVGTPGRILALARDKELGLKNVRHFILDECDKMLESLDMRRDVQEIFKLTPHDKQVMMFSATLSKEIRPVCKKFMQDPMEIYVDDEAKLTLHGLVQHYIKLSEPEKNRKLTDLLDALDFNQVVIFVKSVSRAAELNKLLADCNFPSICIHSGMPQEERLKRYKNFKEGLSRILVATDLVGRGIDIERVNIVINYDMPDSADTYLHRVGRAGRFGTKGLAITFVSSASDSDVLNQVQSRFEVDIKELPEQIDTSTYMQV